AGGTTCGGTGGGGGTCGGCGGAGGGGGCTCCCCggccgggggcagcagcggcggAGGGGGCTCACCCGCCTCCTGCTGATCATGAGGGGGCGGCAGCGGTGGAGACTCACCCGCCTACCGCTTGCCAGGAGGGGGCGGAGGCGGCGGTGGCAGGGGTTCTTGTACCGGCGACTGGGAAGGGCGGGTCTCCGGGGAGGCAGTCGAAATACCTCCCACGGGGAAGGGCGGGGATGATACTACCTGTCCCTCACCCTCGGATCCCACCTGGATCCCGCCCGACGGGTCCCCGGTGTTTTCCCCGCCATCTGGGGAGACCCCCGCTTTCTGGGGCCTCGGGGCTAATCCCCGGGGCCGACTCTAGCTCCCCGCCCGGAAGACCAGGCCGAGGCTCCGAGGGTCCGTCCCCCTCGCCCACGGCCTCTGCGGCGACGACAACCGCTTCGTCGACTGGCGATGGACtcgggagagaaggagggggcaCCTCGCGGGCAGGGCGGGGTTCCGCTAAGCTAGCTGTCGGGGGTGACAGGGAGAGGGCCGGCTTCGCTCCCGGGTCGAGTCCCTCCTCGTCCGAGGAGGGGGCGGCCCAAGGACCGTCACCCGGGGCCTCTCCCCGCGTGAGCCTCCTCCGCTTCTTGGTCAAAAGAGCGGCGGCGCCGGCGCGCTCCGACTGGGAAGCGGGCAGAGGAGGCGTGGGCgacacctccatctcctccagcaAGCTCACGCAGTCCTCGCTGACCAGAGGGAGAGACGAGGCCGCCTCGTCATCCTCGCGGTCGCCCACCTCCACGAAACAGGCGGGAGATGGGGGAGGTGCGGAGTCGGAGGCGGGGGCTGGCCCTAAGTCCCTATCTATGGGGCCGTCCCCCTCGCCTCGTCCTCATCCTCCTCGCCTTGTCCTCATCCTCCTCGCCTTGTCCTCTCCCTGATCTATGATAATAACCGGGGCCTCAGAGCTCCCCTTGACAGGGGGCTCCGGGATGATAACAGCAGTGGGCCGCGGCCCGGGGGCGACCGCGGGAGGGACCGGGGGATCGGCGACCCCTTGCTGGTCACCAGATGGTACATGGAGACCCCCGTCTGAAGGGGCAGCCGCCCTCTCGGCCCTGGCGCGGGCCCTCTCCCTCTTGCGCCGCTGCCTGGAGGAGAGCGGCACAGTCATGGGGAGAAGGGCCTCGGGGTCGGGCCCGTCAGGTCCGCGACGGGGAGAACGTCGGCGGCGGCCGGCTGAGGGGGTGCGGCGATGGTAACGGCGGATGCCGCGGTGGCGGTGGAGCCCTGTCGGTCTCGGGTAGGGGCAGACACGGGCGTCGTGGTCCCGCCCCGGGTGGACGCCCTCGGGGGAGCCGCGGCTTCGGCCCTACGAGGGGTGGCAGCATCAGGGGGTGCGTCAGTGGCGGAGGGTCGCGCCGCCGCCCTCTCCCGCCCTGAAAGCTGGGAGAGGTGGCCGGGGCACTCCCGGAAAGAATGCCCCAGCCTGCAGCCATGCTGGCCCGGAGAGCCCTCCGCCGAccaatagattttaaaaggcacccccTGAAAAGTGACAAAACGCCACCCCTCGGCCCACATCACCTCCGCCGACAGACGTATCCACGCCTGCCGACGGTAGGAAGACACGTGCCGCAGCTCCCGCTCCCGGTGTCCCGCCGGGATGGCCTTGACGGGGGTGGTGAAGGCCCCCCAGGACACCGAATTGGAGCTGGAGGAGGGCGTCCGGGATGTGGGGCGGGACGTTGGAAAACACTACCCGCGTCCCTTGCCCCACAATGGGCTCCACCGCGTGGTACACCCCCTCGACGACCAGCCCCTCGACCACGGCTTTGTGCACCGAGGTGAGGGACCGGACGAACAGCACGACCTTCCCGTACATTCTCCCCGCCGCCACGACCTCCGTGGGCCCGACCAGCTTGGCCAGGGCGGCCGAAAAGCGGAGGGGGTCGGAGGTGACCAGCTCTTGGCAGCGCAGGCTGTGCCGCATGATGATGCCAGTGGAGCCCGCCGCCACCACCGAGGAATAAGGATCCAACGACAGGGCGGGACGCCCTCCGGCGCTCGATGCCTTTGCCGCGGCGACGGCGGCGTAGCTGGCCTGCGCTGCCATgggacggggagggggggtggctgGCGGAGGCGTCGCGGGGCCCCCAGAGGTTGTAGGGTCGGTCGAGGCGATGGCCGGGGCGGAGGAACCGCCCCGGCCATCGCCTCGGTGGcgagggggagaggaaagggcgCCGCAGGAAGGGCGGCGGACGCAGCGGGCGCGGCAGCAGCCGCCTTGGCTTGCCGCGAGGTGACGCTCGCCGCCCTCTGcggcaggggaggaggaggaggaggaagagcaacgGGTTCGACCCGCGGGGGACGAAACGGGTTGCCTTTTGCccaagaggggaggggggcgaCGAAGGTCCCGTCCTCCGCCACGAGCTCGCTAATGGGGGtgaaggggaagggggtaggTGTGGCCGCCAGGGAGCCTCCAGAAGAGGGTAGGGGCGAGGCGATGTGCTTCACCTTCCTCGCCCTCTTGCCGGCGGGTGTCGCGCCTGCGGCCGACGCCCgagggggcaggggaaggaaCGTCAACCTCCGGAGAGGGACGGGGCGGGGGGTGGGAACCGGTGGCGGCGGGGGCAGGAGGGCCGTCCCCCTCTACCCGGGGAGGCAACAGTGGAGCAAGGACGCACGCCGCCTCCCCCATAAGACGAGAGGGGGTGGCGGTGATGACTCGCGAGGCGGCCTCCTTTTCGCCGGAAGGGGGGGGGACGGGAAGGGGCGGAGCTCCAACCTCTGAGGAGGGGCGGGCAGGCACGGGGGCAGGAGGCTTCCCCATCTCCGCCCTGGAAGGCGAAAACGGGGCCAGCACACTGGCCGCCACCCCTAAGAGACGAGAGGGGTGGGCGGGGACGGCGTGCCGAGGCGCACCCTCCTGCGGTGCTGCCGCCTGAGATGGATCGGAGGGGGGAGGAGCATCGGCCCCCGAGGaagggtggggtgaggggagcAAGCGAGCAGGCGCGGGAGCGGGAGGGTTCGCCACTTCCGCCTGGGAGGGCGAAAAAGGAGCGAGCACGCTCTCCGCCACTCCCAAGAGGCGAGAGGGGGCAGTGAAAGCAGGAGGAGCAGTATCAGAGACAGAGGCCATGTTGAAGACAAAGAGGGAACAAGaaaaccaaaaaggaaaaagacaaaggcaggtaacaaaaaaaaaaaaaaggtggcaccagtcgtccattgctcctaccatgtgacaggggccgaccaatggcaccggtagctcctgtgaaaAAGCTATATGCCTCCATAGCCAAGACTGGTCATAGTGTGCATGCGACAATAATATCCCAAGCACTCCTCAAAACTGGTCTGTATGGTAGAGTGGTAAGAAAGAAAACCCATATTAAATCCCATTTGAAATATACAAAGGAACACTCTGGGTACTGTAGTCATGTGACAAGTTTTTTGGTCTGCTAAAACTAAAATAGAATTTTATGGCCTGAATGCAAAGGGTTAAGTTTGGTGCAAACCCAAACAGCACATCTTCCAGAGAACACCATCCTTACTGTGAAGTATGGTAGTAAGAGCATCATGTTATGAGAAATGGGGTATTTGTCAGGAAGGGACAATGAAtggagaaaagaatagaaaaattTAGGAAAACCTGTTGCCCTCTGTGGGAAAGTTGAAAATGGGACAGACGTTCATATTTCAGCATAGCGCTGAAGTGGCTAAGGAACAAAAGGGTAAATGTCCTGGAGTGGCCCAATCAGAGCTCTGACATCAATCTAATCAAAAATCTATGGCATGACTTGAAGATTGCTGTTCATTAATGCTTTCCAAGGAACGTGACAGATCTTGAACATTCTTGAAAGAAGAATAGTCTAATATTGACAAAGCTAGGTATGCAAAGTTGGTTGAGATGTCTCCCAACAGACTTGCAGCTGTAATAGCTGCCAAAGGTGCATCCACTAAGTATTGACTCAGAAGGGTGGAAACATATCCaactggatttcagttttgttcttaAGATACATATGTACTTTGTcccccaataaaacatttttggcccTGAAAGATGTGGAGCACAGTGCATTGAtgaatggaaataaattaatttaaaagatatctgaatttaagaaagcatgggataaatacatgtgatctctaagggagtgttgagaattataaagctaaattaattgggtggacgggcagactagatgggccataatgtctttttctgtcatcgtGTTTCTAAACACAAGCCTGATGCATTTGATATacaaaacgtaaaaaaaaaatgttcaagagcATATAGACTATAGTTGTATATGTGCAAAACTTGATGCTAGTGTTGgggcaaacataagaacataagaaaatgccatactgggtcagaccaagggtccatcaagcccagcatcctgtttccaacagtggccaatccaggccataagaacctggcaagtacccaaaaactaagtctattccatgtaaccattgctaatggcagtggctattctctaagtgaacttaatagcaggtaatggacttctcctccaagaacttatccaatccttttttaaacacagctatactaactgcacgaaccacattctctggcaacaaattccagagtttaattgtgcgttgagtaaaaagaactttctccgattagttttaaatgtgccccatgctaacttcatggagtgtcccctagtccttctactatccgaaagagtaaataaccgattcacatctacccgttctagacctctcatgattttaaacacctctatcatatcccccctcagtcgtctcttctccaagctgaaaagtcctaacctctttagtctttcctcataggggagttgttccattccccttatcattttggtagcccttctctgtaccttctccatcgcaattatatcttttttgagatgcggcgaccagaattgtacacagtattcaaggtgcggtctcaccatggagcgatacagaggcattatgacattttccgttttattcatcattccttttctaataattcccaacattctgtttgcttttttgactgccgcagcacactgaaccgacgatttcaatgtgttatccactatgacacctagatctctttcttgggttgtagcacctaatatggaacccaacatcgtgtaattatagcatgggttatttttccctatatgcatcaccttgcacttatccacattaaatttcatctgccatttggatgcccaattttccagtctcacaaggtcttcctgcaatttatcacaatctgcttgtgatttaactactctgcacaattttgtgtcatctgcaaatttgattatctcactcgtcgtatttctttccagatcatttataaatatattgaacagtaagggtcccaatacagatccctgaggcactccactgtccactcccttccactgagaaaattgcccatttaatcctactctctgtttcctgtcttttagccagtttgcaatccacgaaaggacatcgccacctatcccatgactttttacttttcctagaagcctctcatgaggaactttgtcaaacgccttctgaaaatccaagtatactatatctaccggttcacctttatccacatgtttattaactccttcaaaaaagtgaagcagatttgtgaggcaagacttgccctgggtaaagccatgctgactttgttccattaaaccatgtctttctatatgttctgtgattttgatgtttagaacactttccactatttttcctggcactgaagtcaggctaaccggtctgtagtttcccggatcgcccctggagccctttttaaatattggggttacatttgctatcctccagtcttcaggtacaatggatgattttaatgataagttacaaatttttactaataggtctgaaatttcattttttagttccttcagaactctggggtgtataccatccggtccaggtgatttactactcttcagtttgtcaatcaggcctaccacatcttctaggttcaccgtgatttgattcagtccatctgaatcattacccatgaaaaccttctccattacgggtacctccccaacatcctcttcagtaaacaccgaagcaaagaaatcatttaatctttccgcgatggccttatcttctctaagtgcccctttaacccctcgatcatctaacggtccaactgactccctcacaggctttctgcttcggatatatttaaaaaagtttttactgtgagtttttgcctctgcagccaacttcttttcaaattctctcttagcctgtcttatcaatgtcttacatttaacttgccaatgtttatgctttatcctattttcttctgttggatccttcttccaatttttgaatgaagatcttttggctaaaatagcttctttcacctccccttttaaccatgccggtaatcgttttgccttctttccacctttcttaatgtgtggaatacatctggactgtgcttctagaatggtattttttaacaatgaccacgcctcttggacattttttacttttgtagctgctcctttcagtttttttctaacaatttttctcattttatcaaagtttcccttttgaaagtttagcacgagagccttggatttgcacactgttccttttccagtcattaaatcaaatttgatcatattatgatcactattgccaagcggccccaccaccgttacctctctcaccaagtcctgtgctccactgagaattagacctaaaattgctccctctctcgtcggttcctgaaccaattgctccataaagctatcatttattccatccaggaacgttatctctctagcgtgacccgatgatacatttacccagtctatattggggtaattgaagtctcccattattactgcactaccaatttggttagcttccctaatttctcttagcatttcactgtccatctcaccatcttgaccaggtggacggtagtatacccctgtcactgtagtcttccctgatacacaagggat
This genomic interval from Rhinatrema bivittatum chromosome 4, aRhiBiv1.1, whole genome shotgun sequence contains the following:
- the LOC115089399 gene encoding SKI family transcriptional corepressor 1-like, which translates into the protein MGKPPAPVPARPSSEVGAPPLPVPPPSGEKEAASRVITATPSRLMGEAACVLAPLLPPRVEGDGPPAPAATGSHPPPRPSPEVDVPSPAPSGVGRRRDTRRQEGEEEGGERHLAASQGGCCRARCVRRPSCGALSSPPRHRGDGRGGSSAPAIASTDPTTSGGPATPPPATPPPRPMAAQASYAAVAAAKASSAGGRPALSLDPYSSVVAAGSTGIIMRHSLRCQELVTSDPLRFSAALAKLVGPTEVVAAGRMYGKVVLFVRSLTSVHKAVVEGLVVEGVYHAVEPIVGQGTRVGDREDDEAASSLPLVSEDCVSLLEEMEVSPTPPLPASQSERAGAAALLTKKRRRLTRGEAPGDGPWAAPSSDEEGLDPGAKPALSLSPPTASLAEPRPAREVPPPSLPSPSPVDEAVVVAAEAVGEGDGPSEPRPGLPGGELESAPGISPEAPESGGLPRWRGKHRGPVGRDPGGIRG